A window of Roseburia hominis A2-183 genomic DNA:
TCCGCAAAACAAGGAGGATTAAATGAGAATTAATGGATTTAGTGGGACAAATATGCAGTCAGGGACAATGGGAATGGCACAGGGGAATGATTCTGTAAGTAAAAATATTCAGAATCAGATTGCAAATGCCAAACAGAAGCTACAGGACTTATCATCGAATGAAGAAATGTCATTAGAGGATAAGATGAAAAAGCGTCAGGAGATACAGCAGGAGATTAACAATCTCAATCAGCAGTTAAGACAGCACCAGATCGAGCAGAGAAAGGAACAGCAGAGTAAAAATTCGTCATCTATGGATGATATGGTGGCTGGAACAAATAACACTTCGAAAAAGAAAGGCACCGGATTGTCCAAGGCAAGTATGCAGGCAATGATCTCCGCAGATTCTTCCATGAAACAGGCAAAGGTGCAGGGCAGTATGGCAACACAGATAGAAGGACGTGCCAGTG
This region includes:
- a CDS encoding FlxA-like family protein, which produces MRINGFSGTNMQSGTMGMAQGNDSVSKNIQNQIANAKQKLQDLSSNEEMSLEDKMKKRQEIQQEINNLNQQLRQHQIEQRKEQQSKNSSSMDDMVAGTNNTSKKKGTGLSKASMQAMISADSSMKQAKVQGSMATQIEGRASVLESEIKQDAGKGNTEKKEEELAELKAKAQSATAAQMSTLADANKSVEEATKADNSNTEGTATKNNTEKSEKTQKATGAAEETDSVKNTDIKRETQVTVETPTPENAQNATQQAVYTPIDIRL